TGTGGCGTCGAAAATTCCGCGCGCGATTGACAAAAAATCTGGGACCAATGCCAGAACGCGTGCCCCTTCGGGCGGAAGTGATTCGCCGGGACAACATGGGGGATTACGTGCGCGAAAAAGTCGCGTTTGACACAGAGCAGTTTGCCAGCGTCCCCGCATTTGTACTGGTGCCAAAGGGACTGAAACGCGGCGAAAAGCGTCCAGGAATTCTGGCGGCACACGGTCATGGGATAGGCAAAAATCCACTCGTGGGTTTGGACGAAGATGAAAAGCCACACGAGGATTATCAGAAGCAACTGGGTGTCCAACTCGTGCGGCGGGGCTATGTGGTCATCGCACCGGATTGGCGTGGATTTGGCGAGCGGATGAGCCCCGAAGATTGGGTGCGCCAAACGCGCGACAAGTGCAACGTAAATTACATGGCAGAGGGATATCGCGGGTATCACTTTTTGGCATTGCAAATCTGGGATGGATTTCGCACACTGGATTACTTACAGGCGCGCCGAGAAGTGGATGAGAAGCGGATCGGGTGTTTGGGCGTGTCATTTGGCGGCACAATGACGACCTATTTGACGGCTCTGGATCAGCGGATCAAATGCGCGTGTATCAGCGGGTATCTCAGCACATTGCGAGAAGGCGCAATGCCCGGAAGAGCAAATTTTTGTGGGGCACAATATATGCCGGGATTGATGGCAATCGGCGATATTCCCGATGTTGCGGGTTTGATCGCACCTCGCCCTCTGGTCGTGGAGATGGGCGAACGCGACCCGGGTTTTCA
The nucleotide sequence above comes from Gemmatimonadota bacterium. Encoded proteins:
- a CDS encoding alpha/beta fold hydrolase translates to MDRRKRFFSPYESVFAWMRATKSELTFDGQTVDDWRLWRRKFRARLTKNLGPMPERVPLRAEVIRRDNMGDYVREKVAFDTEQFASVPAFVLVPKGLKRGEKRPGILAAHGHGIGKNPLVGLDEDEKPHEDYQKQLGVQLVRRGYVVIAPDWRGFGERMSPEDWVRQTRDKCNVNYMAEGYRGYHFLALQIWDGFRTLDYLQARREVDEKRIGCLGVSFGGTMTTYLTALDQRIKCACISGYLSTLREGAMPGRANFCGAQYMPGLMAIGDIPDVAGLIAPRPLVVEMGERDPGFQISDAERAFRHLSKIYRAADARDQLVKDRFDGVHEFSGHKCLDIFDKYLKG